The Pseudomonas alkylphenolica genomic sequence ACCCCGACTACTTCCGTGGCAAGCCACCGGCCGATGCGCTGATCTTCGCCATCGCCAGCGACAACAATGTGCGCCTGCAGAAGCTCAAGGCCAACGAATGCCAGGTGGCGCTGTATCCCAAGCCCGACGACATCCCCAGCATCAAGAACGACCCCAAGCTGAAAGTCGCCGAGATGGAAGCCCTGACCACCGGTTACATCTCGCTCAACACCGAGCACAAATACCTGAGCGACGTGCGTGTGCGCAAAGCCATCAACATGGCCTTCGACCGCCAGACCCACGTCGACCAGTTGTTCGGCAAGGGTAATGCACTGGTCGGCGTCAATCCCTACCCACCGACCCTGATGGGCTACAACACCGCCAACCAGAACCCGCCCCGCGACCTCGACAAGGCCCGCGCCCTGCTCAAGGAAGCCGGGGTACCGGAGGGAGCGGTGCTGACCCTGTTCACCCGCAACGGCGGTGGCCCGACCAACCCCAACCCGCAGTTGAGCGCCCAGATGCTCCAGGCCGACCTGGCCAAGATCGGCCTGAAAGTCGACATCCGCGTGATGGAATGGGCCGAAATGCTGCGCCGGGCCAAGAAGGGCGAGCCCGACATGGTGTCTACCGGCTGGGCCGGTGACAACGGCGACCCGGACAACTTCCTCACCCCGCTGCTCAGCTGCGATGCAGTGAAAAGCGGCGAGAACTATGCCCGCTGGTGCAACCAGAAATTCCAGACGTTGATCGACGACGCCCGCAAGGTAACCGACACGGATGAGCGCGCAGCGCTCTATGTAAAGGCGCTGGCGGTGTACGATGAAGACCAACCGTGGATCAGCATGGCGCATCCGAAGATGTTCACCGCCATGCGCAACAACGTTGAGGGGTACCACATCAACCCCCTCACCAATAACAACTTCGCCACTACCCAGGTGAAGTAGAACAAGAACGGCCGCCGGCGCCCTACCCGGGTGCTGGCGGACATGCCTGAGCGGCTGATGAGGTACACCAGAAGATGTTTAGTTTTATTGCCCGGCGCCTGGGATTACTGATCCCGACCTTTTTCGGCATCACCTTGCTGACGTTCGCACTCATACGGCTGATACCCGGTGACCCGGTGGAAGTCATGATGGGTGAGCGCCGGGTGGACCCCGAGATGCACGCCCAGGCCATGGAGCGCCTCGGCTTGAACAAGCCGCTGCCAGCGCAATACCTGGACTATATCGGCAAGCTCGCTCAGGGTGACCTTGGCGAATCGCTGCGTACCCGCGAAAGCGTCTGGACCGAGTTCCTCGCGCTGTTCCCGGCGACCCTGGAACTGGCCATCGCGGCGTTGTTTTTCGCCGGG encodes the following:
- a CDS encoding ABC transporter substrate-binding protein, yielding MKLLPLQAALAAILLSTAAGLAAKPLVVCTEASPEGFDIVQYTTAVTADASAETVFNRLVDFKPGTTTIQPALAERWEISDDGLTYTFHLRKGVKFHSTDYFTPTREMNADDVLWSFRRQLDPNHPWHNKTSIGFPYFESMGFKDLLKSVEKTDDHTVVFTLTRPEAPFLPDLAMAFTSIYSAEYGDQLLKTNKTAELNSKPIGTGPFIFQRYVKDAQVRYKPNPDYFRGKPPADALIFAIASDNNVRLQKLKANECQVALYPKPDDIPSIKNDPKLKVAEMEALTTGYISLNTEHKYLSDVRVRKAINMAFDRQTHVDQLFGKGNALVGVNPYPPTLMGYNTANQNPPRDLDKARALLKEAGVPEGAVLTLFTRNGGGPTNPNPQLSAQMLQADLAKIGLKVDIRVMEWAEMLRRAKKGEPDMVSTGWAGDNGDPDNFLTPLLSCDAVKSGENYARWCNQKFQTLIDDARKVTDTDERAALYVKALAVYDEDQPWISMAHPKMFTAMRNNVEGYHINPLTNNNFATTQVK